The proteins below are encoded in one region of Aquisphaera giovannonii:
- a CDS encoding alpha-L-arabinofuranosidase C-terminal domain-containing protein, giving the protein MGSGSAPSRARSWITPALVLAASLSPAPGACRASQGTAADVVVRADQPGGEISPILNGVFFEDINFAADGGLYPERIKNGSFEFDDPMMGWHRPALVAGGAVGGFGVAGDRPLHPNNPHFLRARLEQAGEGLPLTNEGYRGIGVTKGAKFTFSVRARSAPAGAMALGVQLVGPDGTPIAAARRLEGFTGDWKAYSCVVESAATEPKARLTIVALGKGTLDLDMVSLFPQETFNHRPNGLRPDLAQLLKDLRPGFVRFPGGCIVEGRDLSQRYQWKTTIGDRAERKLIMNRWNVEFDPPRNARDYYESMGLGFFEYFQLCEDIGAKPLPILNCGMACQFNLAELVPLEDLDPYIQDALDLIEFANGPATTIWGARRAAMGHPGPFGLTMIGIGNEQWGPQYFARFERFAKAIRAKHPEVLLVGGAGPGPSDGPGDDRFSTGWDAMRRLNADLVDEHFYRPPDWFYSQVNRYDNYDRKGPKVFAGEFASHVRNKRPGFEANTWEAALSEAAVMTGLERNGDLVRLASYAPLLAHVDAWQWNPNLIWFDNLRSMGTPSYYVQQVFGTHRGTTILPVKLGPAAERLFACASADAPSGQVVLKIVNARPEPRDVRIRLEGVASVEPTGELLTLASPDLNAVNTLDDPRRVALVAGAVTGLVPEFVRQVPGYSLTVLRIKAARKP; this is encoded by the coding sequence ATGGGTTCCGGTTCCGCGCCGTCTCGCGCACGCTCCTGGATCACGCCGGCGCTCGTGCTGGCCGCGTCGCTGTCGCCCGCCCCGGGGGCCTGCCGGGCGTCCCAGGGGACGGCCGCGGACGTCGTCGTCCGGGCGGATCAGCCGGGCGGGGAGATCAGCCCGATCCTCAACGGGGTCTTCTTCGAGGACATCAACTTCGCCGCCGACGGCGGGCTCTATCCGGAACGAATCAAGAACGGCTCGTTCGAGTTCGACGACCCGATGATGGGCTGGCACAGGCCGGCCCTCGTGGCGGGGGGGGCCGTCGGCGGCTTCGGCGTCGCCGGCGACCGGCCGCTCCACCCCAACAACCCGCACTTCCTCCGCGCCCGGCTGGAGCAGGCCGGCGAGGGCCTGCCGCTGACGAACGAGGGCTACCGCGGGATCGGCGTGACGAAGGGCGCGAAATTCACCTTCTCCGTCCGCGCCCGGAGCGCACCGGCCGGCGCCATGGCCCTGGGCGTGCAACTCGTCGGCCCCGACGGCACCCCGATCGCCGCGGCGCGGCGGCTGGAGGGCTTCACCGGAGACTGGAAGGCGTACTCCTGCGTCGTCGAATCGGCCGCCACCGAGCCGAAGGCGAGGCTCACCATCGTCGCCCTCGGCAAGGGGACGCTGGACCTGGACATGGTCTCCCTCTTCCCCCAGGAGACCTTCAACCATCGCCCCAACGGCCTGCGGCCGGACCTGGCCCAGTTGCTGAAGGACCTGCGGCCGGGCTTCGTCCGCTTCCCCGGCGGCTGCATCGTGGAGGGGCGGGACCTCTCCCAGCGCTATCAGTGGAAGACGACGATCGGCGACCGAGCCGAGCGCAAGCTCATCATGAACCGCTGGAACGTCGAGTTCGACCCGCCCCGCAACGCCCGCGACTACTATGAGTCGATGGGCCTGGGGTTCTTCGAGTATTTCCAGCTCTGCGAGGACATCGGCGCGAAGCCGCTGCCGATCCTCAACTGCGGCATGGCCTGCCAGTTCAACCTCGCGGAGCTCGTCCCGCTGGAGGATCTCGACCCGTACATCCAGGATGCGCTCGACCTGATCGAGTTCGCCAACGGGCCGGCCACGACGATCTGGGGGGCGAGGCGGGCCGCGATGGGCCACCCGGGGCCGTTCGGGCTGACGATGATCGGCATCGGCAACGAGCAGTGGGGCCCCCAGTACTTCGCCCGCTTCGAGCGGTTCGCGAAGGCGATCCGGGCGAAGCACCCGGAGGTCCTCCTGGTCGGCGGCGCGGGGCCGGGGCCGTCCGACGGCCCGGGGGACGACCGCTTCAGCACCGGGTGGGACGCCATGCGGAGGCTGAACGCGGACCTCGTGGACGAGCACTTCTACCGGCCGCCGGACTGGTTCTACTCCCAGGTCAACCGCTACGACAATTACGACCGCAAGGGCCCGAAGGTCTTCGCCGGCGAGTTCGCCTCGCACGTCCGCAACAAGCGCCCGGGATTCGAGGCGAACACCTGGGAGGCCGCGCTCTCGGAGGCGGCCGTCATGACCGGGCTGGAGCGCAACGGCGACCTCGTCCGGCTGGCCTCCTACGCCCCGTTGCTCGCCCACGTCGACGCCTGGCAGTGGAACCCCAACCTGATCTGGTTCGACAACCTCCGCAGCATGGGGACGCCCAGCTACTACGTCCAGCAGGTCTTCGGCACCCACCGCGGGACGACGATCCTCCCGGTGAAGCTCGGCCCCGCCGCCGAGCGGCTCTTCGCCTGCGCCTCCGCGGACGCGCCGAGCGGCCAGGTCGTCCTGAAGATCGTCAACGCCCGCCCGGAGCCCCGGGACGTCCGGATCCGCCTGGAGGGCGTCGCCTCGGTCGAGCCGACCG